A single genomic interval of Arachis duranensis cultivar V14167 chromosome 7, aradu.V14167.gnm2.J7QH, whole genome shotgun sequence harbors:
- the LOC107459414 gene encoding uncharacterized protein LOC107459414 has translation MTLMELQNGLCKSMENSTLMRVSRILYRNPIVVFGGLIQFDAMPITDEASMQNMFQIHRQTQMRHPQIEVYVEFETVEAVAVQNDTDIHDDRGAVYEGMNSDSEEDFEATYEAGIYKHSVVFTVPDRTGSNRIGPDRTRPDRTGRFDRKTGVADAEDEEFWIGMEYSSRKSVVASIRSFTIAKGVDYEVYESEPQTFYAKCKMYGRGCDWLIRASLIRKKGCWEIRRYNGRHTCTIETISQDHFKLDSDTVAEAIRPWSRRIRPSK, from the exons ATGACGTTAATGGAGCTGCAGAACGGCCTCTGTAAAAGCATGGAGAACAGTACGTTAATGAGAGTGAGCAGAATTCTGTACCGGAATCCGATTGTAGTTTTTGGTGGTCTAATACAGTTTGATGCCATGCCGATCACTGATGAAGCGAGTATGCAGAACATGTTTCAAATTCACCGGCAAACTCAGATGCGACACCCACAGATTGAGGTGTACGTTGAGTTTGAAACTGTAGAGGCAGTGGCAGTTCAGAATGATACAGATATACATGATGATAGAGGTGCAGTGTACGAAGGAATGAATAGTGACAGCGAAGAGGACTTCGAAGCCACTTATGAGGCCGGAATATACAAACATAG TGTTGTCTTTACCGTACCGGACCGGACCGGATCGAACCGGATCGGACCAGACCGGACTAgaccggaccggaccggccggttcgaccgAAAAACTG GCGTTGCCGATGCTGAGGACGAGGAGTTCTGGATTGGAATGGAATACAGTTCTAGAAAGTCGGTCGTCGCATCAATTAGAAGTTTTACTATTGCTAAAGGAGTTGACTATGAGGTGTATGAGTCTGAGCCACAGACGTTCTATGCAAAATGCAAGATGTACGGGCGTGGATGTGACTGGCTTATCCGAGCTAGCTTGATACGGAAAAAAGGGTGTTGGGAGATACGAAGATACAACGGTAGGCACACATGCACGATCGAAACGATTTCACAAGATCATTTCAAGTTGGACTCAGATACAGTTGCTGAGGCTATAAGGCCATGGTCGAGACGGATCCGTCCATCAAAGTGA